DNA from Pseudomonas putida:
ATTGGTGGTGCCTGGTCCATCGCGCATCAACGGCAAATAAGCTAATTATTTGTTGGCAGTTCCGGCCTATTCGCGGGTAAACCCGCAGGTACAGCGCCGTTCTCAAGGACAGCGGTGAGCCTGTGGGAGACTCTATGGTGCTGGACAATCTCGAATCGCCTTCGGTTGGTATTTCTTGACACGGCTCAGCCGTGCAAATACCCGCCCAGGCTTCGTCGGCTTCCACCGGAATTGCACTGCTCTCAAGACTTGCGCAATCCCTGTGGGAGATTCTATGGTTGAGGGCAAAGCTTTTTTGCCCCTTTGCTGACGTATTCGCCTTGGGTCTTCATCAAGGCGAATGCAACTCTGGCGAGCTTGCGTGACAAGATAACCAGGGCCTGAGTCGTTGCCTTACCTGCCCGGCGATAGTGCTCGTAGACGTCTTTCCAGGCCGCAGACCTACTGGCCGCCATGGCGGCGTTATGCAGTAATCGACGGATCTCTGAACAACCCCGCTTGGTCAACCGTCGACGTCCGGCCTTTTGGCCGGAATCTGCAACTTTCAGGTCCATGCCTAGAAAAGCGATGTATGAATCACTGTTCTTGAATTCGCCCCGAATAAATGCGGTGACGAGGGCAACAGCGGTCAGGAAGCCAATCCCTTCAACTTTCTGACAGCGGGCGACTTGTTCGGCTAGGCCAGCCTCTTTTACCAAGACCTTCAGGCGTTTCTGGATCAGAAGATCAAGCGACTCGAAGTGCTTGGCAAAGCTGTTGAACGCCTCTTTGAGCGACATTTCGTTGCCCCAGCTCTGGGTCAGGCTTGTCCGCGCCGAAACCAGCGCTGCTCTGCGCCGGAGCAGGCTCTGGAGCTTGCCGTAGACAGCTGGAGGGGGCGACCAAGGACGAAGAGCACTGCCCTCGCGATCCAGGAAGCGAGCCAGCAGGCAGGCATCGGACGCATCGGTTTTAACGCGTCCGCCAACGCCCTTGCGGTAGTTGCTGAGTTGAAACCCGTCGACGACATAGACGGCGAAGCCCTTTTCGTATGCCATCTCAACCAGGTCCAGATGGTAAACATTGGTAGCTTCAACGCAGATAGCGGTATTGGCCGGCTGAAGTGCCAGCCACTTTTGGATTTCAGGCTTGGTGTTTCTAACGGTCTGCTGTTGGGCGGAGTCTTCGTAATAACAGACCAGCTCAGCCTTGGCGACATCGATGCCGATGATGAAATTGTCTACTCGCATTGCCATCGCCTGAACTCCCACGGTATGGTTTTTGAACTCGGAGGGGTTTCACCAAGAGGCGCTGGCTTGCTT
Protein-coding regions in this window:
- a CDS encoding IS110 family transposase, whose translation is MAMRVDNFIIGIDVAKAELVCYYEDSAQQQTVRNTKPEIQKWLALQPANTAICVEATNVYHLDLVEMAYEKGFAVYVVDGFQLSNYRKGVGGRVKTDASDACLLARFLDREGSALRPWSPPPAVYGKLQSLLRRRAALVSARTSLTQSWGNEMSLKEAFNSFAKHFESLDLLIQKRLKVLVKEAGLAEQVARCQKVEGIGFLTAVALVTAFIRGEFKNSDSYIAFLGMDLKVADSGQKAGRRRLTKRGCSEIRRLLHNAAMAASRSAAWKDVYEHYRRAGKATTQALVILSRKLARVAFALMKTQGEYVSKGAKKLCPQP